The sequence GGCTCATCGTGGAAGTGAGTGGGTAAATTTTGTCATTACCCGCCTGTCCGGCGGGCACTTGCAGGCAGGGGAAAGCGGAAATCCAGGCCCTTCCCGTCATTCCCGCGAAAGCGGGAATCCAGAAGATGTTGATTTTAAGGAGCCATATCGGATTCCTGCCTGCCGGCAGGCGGGCCCGATAAAACCATTCGGGAATGACGAACTGGATTTTGCAGGAACCTCTAATACTTCAAAGGCTTCAACCACAGAATGATTTTGACTTGACCCTTGCCCTGTATGGACCTTAAACACTTTTTAACAATTTTTGCCCACTCGATTACACGAAGACCCTTAAAATTAAAGGGGAACCCATGCCAGGGGGGTATCGGTTTGAAATTGGGGACAATGGAATAGGGTTCGATATGAAGCACAAAGATAAAATATGGGAGCTTTTTTCCCGTTTAGTCAAGGATGAGGATTACCCTGGGACGGGTGCCGGCCTGTCCATTGTAAAAAAGTTAGTGGAAAAACAGGGGGGTAAGGTTTGGGTGGAGTCCCAACCAGGGCAAGGATCACGTTTTTATGTTGAAATTCAAAATTAAGAAAGCACGGGTTTAAAATGTTTTTGGCCATTTTTTAAAATTTCTCATCGGTTAGTCTGTTGGGGTAAATATTTTATGAATAAAACCATAAAAGTCCTTTATGCGAAAGACAATCCCTATGATGCTGATTTAACACGGGAGCAATT comes from Nitrospiria bacterium and encodes:
- a CDS encoding ATP-binding protein, with translation MKGEPMPGGYRFEIGDNGIGFDMKHKDKIWELFSRLVKDEDYPGTGAGLSIVKKLVEKQGGKVWVESQPGQGSRFYVEIQN